Proteins encoded in a region of the Diospyros lotus cultivar Yz01 chromosome 9, ASM1463336v1, whole genome shotgun sequence genome:
- the LOC127809511 gene encoding 10 kDa chaperonin, mitochondrial-like produces MAKRLIPTFNRVLVEKLVPPSKTTAGILLPEKSSKLNSGKVVAVGPGTRDKLGSLIPVAVKEGDTVLLPEYGGTDVKLGDKEYHLYRDDDILGTLHD; encoded by the exons ATGGCGAAGCGCCTAATCCCAACCTTCAACCGGGTCCTCGTCGAGAAGCTCGTCCCTCCCTCCAAGACCACCGCCGGGATCCTCCTCCCTGAAAAATCTTCTAAG CTGAACTCCGGGAAAGTGGTGGCGGTGGGGCCGGGAACGCGAGACAAGTTGGGGAGTCTGATTCCGGTGGCCGTCAAGGAAGGAGACACCGTTCTCTTGCCGGAGTACGGCGGCACCGATGTCAAGCTCGGCGATAAAGA GTATCACTTGTACCGGGATGATGACATTTTGGGTACTCTCCATGATTGA